A portion of the Magnetovibrio sp. genome contains these proteins:
- a CDS encoding helix-turn-helix transcriptional regulator gives MSSSLHSDRYEQFRLLLIEKRKSASLTQAMVAGRLQKPQSFVSKYEKGERRIDLIEFLDIAEAIGFDPVAFLAILPSR, from the coding sequence ATGTCCTCGTCGCTGCATTCAGATCGGTACGAACAATTCCGGCTCCTTCTAATTGAGAAGAGGAAAAGCGCTAGCCTGACACAGGCAATGGTGGCGGGGCGTCTTCAAAAGCCCCAATCCTTCGTGAGCAAGTATGAAAAGGGAGAGAGGCGAATTGACTTGATTGAATTTCTGGATATCGCAGAGGCAATTGGGTTTGATCCCGTTGCTTTTTTGGCAATATTGCCGTCACGATAG
- a CDS encoding site-specific integrase — protein MASIRQLPSGRFNVQIRHPNTKQKSKSFPTKAEAEAWAAQIESEHLKAQAQDIEQTPSISFEDLGTRYCSLVLKGRTSFTITKQRIERMAQHLPKRATAITKRDINTYRLMRLEQVSSVSCRDELQLIHRIYRWAHREMLLDETRYPSPCTGIAMPPTSKPRNRVVERDELELLLNELQPIMRVVVELAYETAMRRGEILKLTPKNLHLEDRILDVVDGKTGDRSVPLTKRAVELLRESLEACPSSSSRLFPVEPHSVSTAFRRARKRAGLDSDVRFHQLRHSRITMVARKGFNQAQIMMVSGHRDVRSVQRYTHLNVMDVINHLD, from the coding sequence ATGGCAAGCATCCGGCAACTTCCCTCAGGGCGTTTTAACGTCCAAATCAGGCATCCGAACACCAAGCAAAAGTCCAAATCATTCCCCACGAAAGCTGAAGCCGAAGCTTGGGCCGCCCAGATTGAAAGTGAGCATCTCAAAGCCCAAGCACAGGATATTGAACAAACGCCCAGCATATCGTTTGAGGATTTGGGAACTAGGTACTGTTCCTTAGTCTTGAAGGGACGAACGTCCTTCACCATCACCAAACAACGCATCGAACGCATGGCACAGCACCTTCCAAAGAGAGCCACTGCCATCACCAAGCGCGATATCAATACCTATCGTTTGATGCGTTTGGAACAGGTCTCTTCAGTTTCTTGCAGGGATGAACTGCAATTGATCCACCGTATCTATAGGTGGGCTCATCGTGAAATGTTGTTGGATGAAACACGGTATCCCTCACCCTGTACTGGCATTGCCATGCCGCCAACCAGCAAGCCCCGTAACCGTGTTGTTGAGAGAGATGAACTGGAACTTCTGCTGAATGAACTTCAACCCATCATGCGTGTTGTCGTAGAACTGGCCTATGAGACGGCTATGCGTCGTGGAGAAATTCTGAAACTCACACCAAAAAACCTCCACCTTGAGGATCGCATCTTGGATGTCGTGGATGGCAAGACAGGTGATCGATCTGTTCCCCTCACAAAAAGGGCCGTAGAGCTCTTGAGAGAGTCGTTAGAAGCCTGCCCTTCATCTTCTTCCAGATTATTCCCCGTTGAGCCTCACAGCGTTTCTACGGCCTTTAGAAGGGCGCGCAAACGAGCAGGGCTGGACAGTGATGTACGGTTCCACCAATTACGACACAGTCGCATCACAATGGTTGCGAGGAAAGGCTTCAACCAAGCACAAATTATGATGGTGAGTGGGCATAGGGATGTGCGAAGCGTTCAACGATATACTCACCTCAACGTCATGGACGTTATCAATCACTTGGATTGA